The genomic interval GCATGGGCCTGATGGCGCTGCTCGGCCTCGCCGGCCTCGCCTCGCGCCGCCGCCGGCAGTAGTCGATAAGCGAAGTTGAAACACTCGAGGCGTCGCGCCCCCTGGGTGCGGCGCCTCGGTGCTTTGTAGGATCACATTAAATACTTACTTCTCGCCCGGCTGCTCGCGCATGGGGTGCGCCAGGAAGAAATCGAGCATGCTCTCGGTGGCGCTGATGTCGCCGGTGGTGTGCCCGAGCCCGGGATAGATGGCGCCGCCGGGCCAGGTGTGGCCTCCCATCCCCACGGTGCAGAGCACCACGTCGGTGCCCGCGGGACAGCGCTCGCTCGCGCGGCACGCCACCTCGCCCAGGTCGAAGACGGCTTTGGTCGGCGAGCCGCATGCGTCGCGTCGGGCCCAGCGGTCCACGCTCTCCTTGGCCGAAGGCAGGCCCGCTGCGCCGCCGCCGTTGAACCAGACGACGGTGTCGAGCTGGCCGTGGAAGCTCAGCACCGACACGGGCCGCTTGGGCTTGCAGTCGGGTACTGCTTCCCCGCCCGCGACGGGCGCAATCGCGGCGAACGTGTCGCTCATCTCGCACGCGAGCCGGTAGCTCATGATCCCGCCGTTGGACATGCCGGTGGCGTACACGCGCCGTCGATCGATGCAGAGCTGGTGTTCGAGCCGGTCCACGAGATCGCGCACGAAGCCCACGTCGTCGATCTCCTCCATCTGCGCGCGGGCGCAGCAGTTGCCCGCGTTCCAGCTCCAGCCAATGCCCTGCGGATAGACGACCACCATGCCGCGGTTGCCCGCGGACTCGGTCATGAAGGTGTATTTCTCCTGCGTGCGCGCGCTCTCCAGCCAGCCGTGGAAGTTGAGCACCAGCGGCATCGGCGTCCCGCGCGCGACGCCCGCGGGCACGCGCAGCAGGTAGTTCCGCTGGTGATCGCCGCTCCACATCGAGAGCCAGCCGCCCGGCGTGCCCGTGGGGTGCGTGCAGCCCGGCGAGGGATCCGGCGGGACGTCGGCCGCCTCGTCGTGCAGCTTGGGCAGCCGCTGATCCGGCGAGCCGGCGCGGACGAAGCAGCCGGTGAGCAGCACGAGCGAGAACGCGAGGCGACGCACGG from Deltaproteobacteria bacterium carries:
- a CDS encoding prolyl oligopeptidase family serine peptidase translates to MRRLAFSLVLLTGCFVRAGSPDQRLPKLHDEAADVPPDPSPGCTHPTGTPGGWLSMWSGDHQRNYLLRVPAGVARGTPMPLVLNFHGWLESARTQEKYTFMTESAGNRGMVVVYPQGIGWSWNAGNCCARAQMEEIDDVGFVRDLVDRLEHQLCIDRRRVYATGMSNGGIMSYRLACEMSDTFAAIAPVAGGEAVPDCKPKRPVSVLSFHGQLDTVVWFNGGGAAGLPSAKESVDRWARRDACGSPTKAVFDLGEVACRASERCPAGTDVVLCTVGMGGHTWPGGAIYPGLGHTTGDISATESMLDFFLAHPMREQPGEK